The Elaeis guineensis isolate ETL-2024a chromosome 3, EG11, whole genome shotgun sequence region TAGGAGGTTTTCCAAACACAGGTGCCCTGTGTTGACATATCGAACATAAAGGAGGTGGTCTTGGAGGTGCATTTCTAGGTAGTGAAATTGCTTCCCTAATATTTCCACTGAAATTGTTATCTGATTTATAGTTCAGGATATTGGTTCTTGCTTTGTCATCAAGTTCACAAAAATCCTCCAGTAagactttggctgtgaaaatatGAGCTTTATCTTTGAATTTTTGACAAATTTCCTCAACTTGGTTGGAACGTGATCGAGCCGTGCTGAATATCTCAGACATTCCATACAGAGAACCTAAggttgttggacttgagctttcaCTGTCAGACCCTGCGCTAGTTATATCCACTTCAAGAGTTGCTTTTGTGGTTACTAGTTCATTCTTAACACCACTGTTTGCTTCAGAAGCAAATAATTGTGAGGTCCCAGGATCTGAGCTTGATACTGATGATGTTCCAGCTTCAGTAGCAGGAGATGGTGTCCCAATTTCAGGACTACTTGTAGGAGTTACAGCTGGCCCTCGGATGGACTTAGGAGGAACCCTGGTTTGCTTTGAGTCTTTTCCAGGTGATTCGCCTTCCTCAGGAGGTGGTGGATAGCACGCTTGGGGCTCTGAATCAGGTGATCCTATCAGATTTAATCGTAGAACCTTAGGTTGATAGTGCTTCACAACAACAATGTTACATTGAAGTTCTTCCATGCACTTCTTTTTCTCATGCTTCAGCTGTCTGCATGTGAAGGTGAGTTGGAGACCTTTTGGGGTCAGAAATAAGAAGGATAACAGAATCGAAAATATACATGGCTCATCTAGCATGAAGAGTAAcacttaaaataataataataataataataataagaataataataatcaaacctTGCAAAAATAAAATCCAATTTATAATCATTTAGGTGAATATAGACTGCTTGCCatgaaaatcaagaagaaaatatTCTACAAATTAATCATTACTTGTCCAAGACAACCCAGTTTGCTTGAGCTCGCTTGGATTCAGCAGCAACTACACCACAAGGTGATCCAGAAACAATCTTTATCTTGACACTTATCTGTAGACAAAAAGATGTATGTTAGTTAGCAAAGAGAAGTGAAAAGACAGTTAACATAAAAGTTGATGGATTAACCTTATTTGGATCATAAAAATCATGAAGTTGAAGCATCATTTGGGAACATAAGTCTGTGATATCTGAATTCCGCTCCAAAGCGGTCCTAAAAGATGACCTCCTGTGACCACTGGCACAGTCAGCCGCAAATCTTGGAAAACCCCATATTTTTCTACCTGAAGTGTAGGTTCAGCAAACTTAGTATTCCCCCGCAGAAAATGGGTCAGATACCACACAGTAGAGCCCCAGAAAGTAAGTAATTCTTTCTCCTTCATGAATGCTTTACCAGATAAACTATTATGCTTACATAGATATTCTCAAATCAGGGAAAAGACACATAATCGGACAAGAATCTTAAACCAAAAGAGCACTTCTAAAATACTAATTTTCTGGTAAATGACATTGAACATGTCAGTCATAAGAAACTGATTTTTTGAAATCTGGTTATCCCAGTATCTAGTACATGAACTCCTAGGCTACCTGTGGTCTCTAAAGCGTCAGAGAGGTATACAATCTGCTTAAAAATTAAGGAATTGTGGTATCAACTTGGATGCATAAGCATGCCATGATACCAAGCTTGAAATAGTCCTTGTAAACCAATTCACGGCCCATACCTGATTGAAGACTACTGCAAGTCCTTAGCTGTGATAAGGGAGGCTGAAAATAATCATTCCTCCAATATAGGATATTGTTTCTTGGTACCGATCATAACCCCACCAACCAAAAAAGTGGCTTTCTTGCTACATAATAACAAGCTTTCaacatcaaaaatatcaataaatactAACTGAGGCTCAGTCAAAAATATTGAAGTATAAGCTAATGATCATGCAAGTGATCTTTCTCTGAACAAGCAGTAAGTACACCAGCACACTATGAAAGCAACTGCAGTGGTTAGTTTAATAGAACGCAAGCAGTTATCAACCAGCAACGAAGAAAATAAACTAAAGGAAGCCAAACAAAGGATCGCATGGAATTTCTCCGGATGAAACATAACAGAAAGTTCAGAGAAATGGTACCTGAGCCGCGTGGTGGAAGCACAACCAATAGAGTGATACAACTACCAGGTTGAACAACATGGGTTAAAGCCCAGATAATAGCAGTTCTTGGGATTTCCTTTGAAGCCTTCACTGCTACCACAATCCTCTCATCGTGACCCTTATCAGTCTTTCCGAGATTCCGGTGCAGATTAGCATTCATCTCACCCATCCAATGCCAAGCCCAAAACTTCAACTAAACCCTCACCTTCATACCCACCTCACAGAACTAGGCCTCCCACCGTTAATAACAGAGGCAGTGAAcccagaagaagaaaaagaataaacagAGGCTTTAGAAAAATAAAACTTACGATCACTAGGACACCGATAGATCAAGTTAGATACAGATAAAAGAGACAAGAATTCACGGTCCTTATCACTATTTGCAGGGAATCACAAAAAAGATAAAGACTTGTCAACCCGATCATATGAAATGCCCAAGGTTTTTAACCCACCCGACCCCATAATCTCTCTCCCTTTAAGTTTCTTTTCCTTCCCTATCCCTTCTCGATGCCTTCGGGAACCATTAGAAGGCTATCCCTCAACACCCTTTTTTTTCCTTCCGATAATCCTGACATTCCAAGCATACAAAGAtgtgcttctcttcttcttctttcaaagaAAGGTTCTTTTTCCGTCTATAGTTAGGAAAACAACAAAAGCTAGAGAGAATGAAACATTGTTCTGATGAGCGTACCATTACTTTTGCCAGAAAACGACAGGGAAAAGGGGAATCGGTGACCTTTCCACAGTAACAAACTCCTGATCCCCTTCAGACCAGATGGCCCAAAATCCTAGAAACCGCCAGACGAACATCTCCAGTACAGGGGAGAACAATGATCGCCTGTGGGGAAGAAAACAGAATAGATAGCAAGGaatcgatcgatcgatcgattgatCAAATCACCGAAAATGACAAGAAAGTGCGAGAAAATAAGATCAAAAGAATCTTTGGTCAATCCCTTTTAACACAATCTCATCGACAACCCCACCCTCAAATAAAGCTCAAGAAAGCCTAAAACTGTTGCTCAAATGCACTCGAATCCGGGACGACTCGGTCCATAGAAAGAAATCTTTTGACGTTTTATCCGAATAACCTCTTGAATCCTTGAAGAAATTTAAAGACCTAAACCTAATTCTGTAGCAAAGAATAGAACAAAAGACAACTTGGTTCAACAGCATTGCATGACGACCTTTCAGCAAATCTTCGTTTCTCCGAAGCCAGAAGAATCAAAATGCAGCACGGAAAAAGGAGCCAGATCTATCAAATCGAAATTGAGATCGCTAGGAAAACAAGAAGTAAACCCTAGCCctagaaaagaaaaaggggaagaggAAAAGGCGATCGACACGAAGAAAGCGAAGAGAGAGAGGGTATATTCGCTTCCCTTCTTCCCCAGCTTCATGTTCCCTCTCCGCACCGCCATCCGGCAGCTATTGCTCCAAAATACCCCTCTTTTCCTCCATTCCCCGCAACTAACCCTTCTCCTCGTACGACATCGCGCGGCGTCGGTGCAACGCGGAATGCCCCATCTCACACCGTgagttataaaaatttaaaatgccAACCGTCCGATGTGGGACTTTGAAAACGGCCTGCCTTTGGTGGCTATGAATGTAAATAGGTGATGAATGGGGTTCTAATGAAGAGAGCGTTTTAAACTGGGATTCTGGTTGGTGGGGACAGGAAAGAGCATGGTGGGCCAGCAAATGGAACGGACCGGACCGGTCCGGACGTGACGGTCCCCCCCCCCAGCCGCGGTCATTCTTTTGCTGTCCTCGGTGTGGTCGGGTGGACCACCGGACCGGGCCTCGCGAAGGACTGCTGCCGTCTGAGCCGGGCTGATACCGTCAGGACGGTGTGTTCCTGACGGTGTCCGACCCAACCCCAACGTCTCGAGAACGGCGATTGCAACGGCGCGGTTTGATGGAAACGTAGCCGGACCCGGGATCCAAATTCGTggttttttcttttaattaaaaaaatcggAATTCGAGAGTTTCCGAATGGATGGACAAATACTAAAATAGATCATATTAAgccattttaaattttttatatcagtaTATtggtttataatattttaaatgtaGAAGAACAATGTATGAGCTTATGTTAATCTGATTTACTGTCAAACATTGCTATGAAAAGCCAGCATGTATTGCATCATCATGTGATATGTATTGAAGAGTTCAGGATTTGAAATACAAAACACTTTGGCAACCAGATTTGGATTTTGAGAATTACAGGATTTgggttttgaaaaggataaatgaTTTGGATGTTTTGTGGCTTCTTGAAAAATAGAAGCAACATTTTTTATTATCTTATAGAATTGAGGTCGAAGAATTGTCGACGTCTTGAAATGATAAGTTGTCTTCGAACTGTTAATTGAACAACTGTTTAAATTTTGAACCCCAAGTACCACAAGCCAGATATGAGAAAAAATCTTCTCATCAAGAATATCTCCGACATATTGTATAAAACTTAGTATATTTTGGATCTTTTTCCCTGTTTAATAGGTTGAAGGCCAAACTATTAACAAAAAGATCCTAATTCCTTCTTGCTAGTCAattattcctctctctctctctatatatataagtattttttaaattttaattattttatatcataaaattttaattatttgcaTGCTTTTTACGGTGCAGAATCAATTTATTAAGGCATTTGCATGTGCGAAATTACAAAGTGGTGTACGTCAACTAATGGCTAAAAGTGAAgatctatttgatttttttaaaaaaaataactctTTCTTCACCAAGCTTGTGGCAGAGTTAGGCTGCAACGGAACAATACTGATGATATATTTGGAATCAAAATTAGGATGGGAaagaaatgatcatattttttagatgtttgATTTGAAACTAAAATTGAAatcgaaaataaaataaaatttaaaaattagagaaGATTCGAAATTGGATTTTGAAGGATTGATATAttcttgtttattttttaaaataaaaaaagaaatagcTGACTTGCCCTTTCAAAAGATTCACTGCTCCAATATTGAATAATCTAGTTCATGTAAAGATATCGATGTGAACGTTGCGCGAACATTCTTTTCTATTGAAATTAAAAGTGGTCACAAGACTACAGGTTAAATTTAATTTGTGTTGTACAGGATATTGATATAAGTGAACAATAATGAAAAAAGTAGCAAAATATGGAAAAGGCCGTTCGTTTACAAATGTAGCAAGATAGCTCAAGATCTCTGTCGACAGATATATCCTCTATGGATTGGGTTTTAGCATTCTACATCGACCAATAAAAACAAAGGATCATTAGATTCTAGAAATGAAAATTGACTCGATATCAcagcaaaagaaagaaaagagccaACCATGTGACTTGGATAATTTAGAGCATGCATTGTAGCCTGTAGGAGCGACAATCATGGGCTTTTTCAACAGGACTTCCATTCTATCTTGGCCCAAGGGCACCTTTAACCTAAGTGTTTTAGGACCATAACTTGGCTTCATCAAGCTAAACCTTGCCTGACACATGCAACGCAAAGTGCTAAATTACCTATTTCTGGTAGAATATTTACTTGTTTTACCAGGGGCATGGAGTTCAAATACTGCTTGAAGGTTTAAAAAAAGGTAGCaaccaaaaaacaaaaagaaaagaaaaaaaaaaatgaaggctcAGCTTGATCCAACTGAAGCATATGAGTGATGCCTCATAGTTGTATCCTTCGCATGGAGGGAGTCATTTTTCTTCATGCCTACTAACCATTGGATCATCCACTACTTCAGATATATGCAAGCATATAAAAGAGTTTGGAGTGTTTTGAGATTTATATAGAGAATGATCCACCCGTGGATAGATGAGAAGGAGGATGAATTCTTCTTTGGCACAAAGGATGCAATCATAATCCTCCAACCCAATCTACATGAGAAGCCTCCAGCCACTGCATAACCCCCATTTCTTTGATCAGGTTTCTAGCCAACTCATTAAAGCAATCTATAAGATAACTCAAATCTAAAAGACTAGAGGCTAGAGCCAACCAAACCCAACTTAAACCGTGTTTGCTCTGGAATTCTGAGGGTTAGGGTTAGCCTATGAACGTTCTGAGGTGAAGTTTGAGAAGCATGTGTGGGGTATTTTCGTAAGCTCCCCGGTTAGCCTGATGACCCATACGAATTTCAAAAGGTCATAAAATAATCTATTCACATCACTAGCCCTTTTGTTGGTTTCCGTGCTAGTACCAGCCTTTGGTTAAGCGGTCACTCCATGATAGACAGTGGAGGATGGCAGACCAAACAATGACAGCCCTTTTCAACAAGAAATTTTGAGACTAGTTGGCATTTGCGTCCTAGAATGACATTATGGATGGGACGTGCTGGATGGTTAGATGTGAAGTTATATTTGTAGTAGTCCTACCAATTATTACTAGATCTTATCATCATGGTGTTCCGGTCATGTCAAGTTTGGCAAATTTTTTAAGAACAAGAATATCAACTCGCTGAGCTAATACTAATGATCGGTCATTTAAAAATAATTCTAACTTATTATTGTCTTTATAATACAATTttgaatattaaaattataaatttttaatattaaaaataaaaaaatagaaatataaaaaaaagcctGTCATTAGCTATCTGATGAACTAGAGTGTTAACAAAATTGGCACTTCAAAAAGTGTAGGAGTGCCAAAaatctgataaaattttgatcttgttttatttatttatttatttatttaataaattggtACTCAATATATATTTCTATAAATACTATAATTAGTTCCAAACTAGCGAACGATTCCAAAAGGTTTTAGTATCCATTAAAATCTCATTTTATAGTATCAAGCTGAAGGAAGGATTCAATTCATCTTTTAGTTTTCTTTATTTGAATGAAAGGGAGATGGAGATAGTCAGCCGAATCTTATTAAAGGTATAAAAAATTAAAGTGGAGAAGAGAAAGTTCTTCAAATATTATATTACAGTCTTATAGATGAAACAAagcagaagaaaataaaaagaagaaaacaaactTAGCTCATAGAAAGTTGGCGAGAGGATGTAGACAACTTgtagaaatatctatttataggagTGCTCAAAGAATCAACCTTCAAATAAATTATTTAGGATGTTTCTAACCTTCAACTAAACTCTTCCAAATTTTGATAAAAGACTATATTTATATAAGAAAGACCTGTCatcaaaaagtctttcaagaccaCAATCACAATAAACAAATGTTtgtttaaaaaaatctgaactttttGTTCTCTCCAATATATATCAACTCAATAGTTGCGAGTGGCATAAGAACAActagcataattttttctaaaaagttctcaaactttagaagaagatacataaatccaaaaaaaaataagaatgaagCATCATACGGACCGAGAATTAAAATCTCCTATGCTAAAATCTCCATATGCCCTTGGATAAAATCTCCATACGTGTCTTTTATTAATCACGATAGGAaacaattaattataaaaaaaaacttcTAATATCTCATCCTTCTATCTCTATAAtaagaataaaattataaaaccTAAATCCTAACAATATAACAGAAAAAAACTAACAGAGAGTTAGAACTATCCCTTagatattttttcatttaaaaataaaaggcAAGGGGCATATATAAGTAATTTTTGTTCAGTTTGATAAGaactatatttattatttttgttggTTTAAACTATTTATATTCTATCTTTATCTCACTTTTCATTTGTTTGTGTTTATTTTTACTGCTTCTTTCAGTATTTTAATAGGACGTGACTTCACCATCTAACATCCCCAAAATCAAAGAAAAGTGGAAGTAAGAGAAAAAGGTAGATGTCGACTTGCTTATTGCATGCAATCAGATGCATTGGATTCGAAGTGGAAGTAAGAGAAAAATGTAGTATACCATCTTTGGGGTCGACTGCTTATTGCATGCAATCAGATGCATCCATCTGAATTCTCATGGAGTTTActctcaatctttttttttttttagtttcctCTCAATCATTTCTCTGATATTTAAGAGGTGTTTGGTGAGGAGAGTGGGGTtccggaatcgaaatcggaatggatgattttcattccaatcgtttggttgggaggagtcccattccaatTTGATTCCggagtggaatgggaatggcttaatctatatagaactcaatccctattctcctatatagattcaatttttcattctaattccgattccgatctcgatttcgatcacgaaccaaacgcttcgaGAGATTtgccatttcgattccgatttcaaaTCATTTCGATTTCTATtcctattttaattttgattgcaaaTCAAACACCCCTTTGATTTTtgcataatttataaaatttcatAACTAGCCATCCAAGATTTTGTTTGCTTACGGCAATGGGGCTCCTATCCAGTGACCTATGTCgtactttaaaaataaaaataagaaaaaaagcagTGATCGCTGACCACAAATTTAGCCAGTGGCTGTTATTCTATATAAAACTATGGCCGTCGTCGGAGACGTGAGGAACCCGACCTCCACTGCATCGAACCCTTCCTTAACTTTGCCATACTTTTTCGCATGAATCCAAGCAAGCTGATGTTGCTATTTGTAAGAAATCCAAGGTGACGGCGAATCTGTCCACGAAAGGCACTGATATTGTTTCGAGGAAAGAATGGCACAGATTTTATCTAATGTTTTTGGTTCCTATCATACATTGTTTTTTTCCATGGAGATGTCCGGAAAACTGGCAATCTGGGAAAATGACTGGTTAATGAAAGCAGATTGACTGCTAAAAACGATTAATGAAAGCAGATTAGAATAAAGAATAGTTGCCCAGGATTTTTTTAATTTCCTGTTTTCTTGCAGAAACTAACCTTGGTCAGCAAGAAAACTACTACAACAAGCCATCCACTCCATTTGAGACATCAATTTTTCTTTTAGTGGCTGCTCCTCATGATAATTTCTCAAGTCTATTGAGAGTTTGTGACGGTCCCTTCTCTCAAACTTTCTTTTGCTTCTgagaaaatttcaaccaaatcttTTTTACATTTGTTTCCCAACCTGTCTGCTGAGATAGCAGCTTACGGCTTTAGAATCTTATTGCATGGGAAGAGTTTTGCATGTTTTCCAGCCAGTTCTTTTATGGCTATATGATCTATAGGTCCCCAACTTGCACCATTAAAATGGAGTGATCACCACTAAAATGCAAGCCATCGTATCTTATGTTGACCTAAAGCATATATTTCCCACTCaatttcttttggagtttttatCTTTCAGGATTCATATCCCTACTCTTGTGAACATTTTGATACTTGTTTTTAAAGAAAGAAATCTGAAACTCGTTACTTTTTGCCGTGCCATTGATACAACGTCACAGGAAATAATGTTAGTTCCAGGATGATATAGGATGTATTATCAGGGTAGTTCTGAAACAACAGTGGTTCATTTGGGTCCGCTAGTCAGAAAGAGCCTCAAGGACAGTTTAATTTGTTGGTTCCTGTCCTCTAGAATGGTTCAACACACTTGCCACGTCGGGTGCAAATACTTGCCTCGAATTCCTATTTCAATATTATTACCTATGATTCCCATCAAATTAAATTGGCTGATGTTAGGTTATCTGGGGTACTTTAAAGCTATATGTCATTTGGACACGTTTGGATGTGTCCGCTTAACAATCTGATGCTGTCAGATACTTTTGGCTGTATCTTGTACTTCATAATGTAGCTGTTtcaacaaaagaagaagaaaaaaaaaaaaaaaacttgtacaCATCCTGTCGCACGGTGTATACTCACATAATTATAATAACTTCCAGTAGCATTCATTGTCTATAGAGACATCATCTTTAAGTAGTAGAGAAGGAATCATTGAGATATAGGTGAAGGTTTTTCAAATCATCAGGCGACAATGTCCTAGCTGGTttcaacaaaaaaagaaaaaaaaaacttgtgcACATCCTGTCACATGATGCATACCCGCATAATTAATAACTTCTAGTAGCATTCGTTTTCTATAGGGATCATCCTCAAGTGGTAGAGAAGGAATCATTGCGATATATAGCTGAAGGTCTTTCAAATCATCAAGCGACAATATCCTGTATATATTAAGAAATCATCACGACATTCACATTATCATATCAACAGCATCATATATGTAACATGCATGATAGATTATAAGTAATTTCGTAAAATTATTATAGGGTTCATGTCTGCTCTTTTAGGAAGGATTTTCGTTATTGTTAAGAGAACTAACCCATAGTATCTTGTGTATGGTAGGAGACTATTCAAAGGACCTCGCCTCGGACCAGGGGATGAAATTAAATTTGGGATACACAGTTATCCAGTATATAACCACGTAATCATAAAATCAAGCCCACTGAAAGCGTTATGCTCCGAGCTCATCAAGTCAAACATGTACCGGTGTCACACTTGACCCATACTTATCTTTATGGGAGAGGAGATGATTTGGTCTGGTGCAACCGTGGATGGTGTATTATTTGCTGTCCATTTTTTAAAGCATTATGCTTCAAGCACATCAAGTCGAACATATACCAGTGCAACACTTGGTCCACCAacagatgttttttttttttttgtaaatctttCCCTCCCATACGTTCAACCACCTTGACGATAGTGTATTGGTAGCTCTACAGTACTTCCAAAAAAGTAGGAAGTGAGGAAAGGAATCCCGATCCGTGGCTTACGGAAGGGATCCAATCCGAATTTTTAACCTATTCCCCGTCTCTACCGCGAGTCTAGAGCCCTGTGTGCATCAGTTTGGCATGTGATCGTAGTTATTATTGCTGCAAATTATTGATGGTACTGTTTGATGGTGTGGCATTGTTGGACTCGAACTGCATGACAGAATAACAAAATCGCaggaaaaaaagaataaagaGGGGAAAAGTTCTTCCTTCCGTGTCTATGCAGTCCTAtctattttcttcattttttgagACCAACCATTAATTTGTCAAGTCAACCGAACTAGCCTAAATGAATGGCTGGAATTTGAGCCTGAAAGAGAAACAATCAAAAGTTCCTGTAAACTTTACAGATTTGAACAATTGATACTATTATGGTAACAATCAAAAGTTTCTATAAACTTTACAGATTTGAACAATTGATACTATTATGGTGCAGTTTCAATGGTCCCACCAACGGAAGTACATACAAAAGTCGCCGACTACGTAGATTTTGAGTTgttcaaaatcaaagagttgcGACTACTAGCTGGTTTCAATGGTCCATGGCTTGAACCCAAGTAATTTTCAAATGAAAGGCGCCAGAGAATATTTCTGGCGAACAAGAGTACGTACTTACatgtattagaaaaaaaaaaaaaaaggggagtacTTCACATGCGTGACCAACCCGTATGGTAGCAAGAGGGCATTTGGTTCATAACcaaaatcagaatgaaaataaGAATCAAAATGACTTAAAATTAGAATCGAAATGGTCAAATCCCTTAAAGCGTTTGGTTCATGatcagaatcggaatcgaaattaggattgagttctatatagattgattcATTCTGATTCCACATCGAAATCGGAATCAGAACTGGAATGGAATCAGAACTGGAATGGGATTCCTCCCAACCAAATAGTTGGAATGgaagtcatccattccgattctgattccagacCTTCACTTCTCTCAATCAAACATCTCTTCAAATGATTGGATCTATCTGTCTGCACCTTCCTACAATACAATTTTACAGTCGCTATCGTAGCATCAtagtttcataatttttattgttatatatatgCCACTGAGTAGTATAATTTGAACAAATGTGACAGTTTGGATGTATATATATGCGTATGCAGTGGTCCATAACGTTGTCCACTAGCTATTGGATTCATGCGACGTTCATCGAGCCAAAACACTGACCATATGGGATGAAGCGGCGCTGTTCGGAGAAAATATTCCCTACATCATACGGCATGGCCGTGCACCCATGTATCATGTACAGCTGCTGGTTCCTGCAGCGGTGCACCAAGATAAGAGCTTAATGAGTAGGGTCTACAGTAATGACTTCTTGTAATTGGTTGCATGGATGGATGATACGGTGCATATAGCGTAGGGAATAATTTCTTCGCTACTACGTGACAACGAGAAAAACAGAGCAGATAAATCAATCTTTTCATTAAATGCAATGAGTCACTCTACATAAGATTATTGGTGTAATTGACGAGTTGATACGGTATGTGATGGAGAAATTATTGGTTTGACCATTTTACCACCTAGATTTTGGACCatccaataaaaaattatcatattattcAAAAAAAGAACGAATCAATTTCCATTTAAAACAGCAAGAATTATCATGCCAGCAGtgaatttttttctattcaaATTGTTCAACCAAACTTGGATACCAGCGAATCTTTTTCTGATAATGGATGATACTTTTCTTCGGATGGTCCTAAGCCAATAATTTCTCTATGGGGTTGTAGTGTGAGACACCAATCACCATATGACATGTGGCAATGGCGCCCTTTGGCCCTTTTGGGCAACGGCTGGCCTAGCATGCTATATTTCCGCTTGTTAGCAGCCCAGAAGATCCCGCCTCCTCTCCTATTATTTCCGCACTTGGGTCAAGGGGCAAGAGGAACAGAAGCGCAAGGCAGAAGAGATCTCC contains the following coding sequences:
- the LOC105040487 gene encoding inactive protein kinase SELMODRAFT_444075 isoform X1, with the translated sequence MGEMNANLHRNLGKTDKGHDERIVVAVKASKEIPRTAIIWALTHVVQPGSCITLLVVLPPRGSGRKIWGFPRFAADCASGHRRSSFRTALERNSDITDLCSQMMLQLHDFYDPNKISVKIKIVSGSPCGVVAAESKRAQANWVVLDKQLKHEKKKCMEELQCNIVVVKHYQPKVLRLNLIGSPDSEPQACYPPPPEEGESPGKDSKQTRVPPKSIRGPAVTPTSSPEIGTPSPATEAGTSSVSSSDPGTSQLFASEANSGVKNELVTTKATLEVDITSAGSDSESSSPTTLGSLYGMSEIFSTARSRSNQVEEICQKFKDKAHIFTAKVLLEDFCELDDKARTNILNYKSDNNFSGNIREAISLPRNAPPRPPPLCSICQHRAPVFGKPPRRFSYAELELATGGFARANFLAEGGFGFVYRGMLPDGQAIAVKQNKLASSQGDLEFCSEVEVLSCAQHRNVVMLIGLCVEDRRRLLVYEYICNGSLDLHLYGCNQKPLEWSARQTIAVGAARGLRYLHEECRVGCIVHHDMRSNNILVTHDFEPMVGDFGLARWQPDVDQGVETRAIGTFGYLAPEYAQSGQITEKADVYSFGVVLMELVSGRKAVDISRPRDQQCLTEWARPLLDKCAIDELVDPRLGNCYSQHEACCMLYAASLCIRHEPHARPRMSQVLHILEGNGVLEQIKFQHLDMTL